A segment of the Terriglobia bacterium genome:
GCCGGCGCCGACGATGGCGACGCGGTAGAGACCGTTCTCCGAGCCCGATCGGCCGGGTTGGTGAGCGCGGTTCATGGTGCGGTGGTGGCCTCCAACGGCGGTGGCGGCGGGCTGCCGCGGCGCCGCAAGATGTACATCAGGCGCGCGATAACGCCGGAGAGCATGTAGAACAGCGCCAGGAAAAACAGGAAATACTCGGAGAAGTAGCGGATGCAGGCAATGACGATGCCGATGATGACGACTACCCAGAAGGGATGCCGGCTGCGGAAATCAATGTCCTTGAAACTGTAGAAGCGCCAGGTGCTGACCATGAGATAGCTGGTGGCGAAGACCAGCGCGGCCCAGATCAAACCCATCCACCAGCTCAGGATGGGAACGCCGTCGGTGAAGTGCACGATGGCGGCGATGACGCCGGCGCCGGCAGGAATCGGCATGCCGACAAAATATTTCTTGCCCGGGCGGCCGGGATTCGAGGGTTGCGGGTTCACCTGGATGTTGAAGCGGGCCAGG
Coding sequences within it:
- a CDS encoding phosphatidylcholine/phosphatidylserine synthase, translated to MNWPPLRRADDDPRRRRFRKGIYLLPSLFTTLNMALGYYALYHAIQGSVAEPWHYDNAAKAIGFAIIFDGLDGKIARMTNTESDFGREFDSLADVITFGVAPAILAWMWGFRILAPLNGSDLLARVVHLGAIATFAFLIAGASRLARFNIQVNPQPSNPGRPGKKYFVGMPIPAGAGVIAAIVHFTDGVPILSWWMGLIWAALVFATSYLMVSTWRFYSFKDIDFRSRHPFWVVVIIGIVIACIRYFSEYFLFFLALFYMLSGVIARLMYILRRRGSPPPPPLEATTAP